AAAGACAAACAGAGCGGACAGATGCAGGAGCGTACCGAGTGGCATCGGGTCGTATTCTTCAACCGTCTGGCTGAAATTGCGGGCGAGTATCTGCGCAAGGGTTCAAAGGTTTACATTGAGGGCTCCCTGCGTACCCGCAAGTGGCAGGGACAGGATGGCCAGGATCGCTACACGACTGAAATTGTAGCCAGCGAGATGCAGATGCTGGATGGACGCGGTGGTGAAGGGGGTGGTGGTTACCAGCAACCTTCACAGGGTGGCGGTTATGCACCTCAGGGCGGCGACATGGGCTATGGTCAGCCACAACAATACAATCAGGCACCGCCACAGCAGGCTCCGCGTCAGCAGCCGGCACAACAGCCTGCGCAACAACCTCAGCAGCCAGCCCCGGGTTTTGATGACTTTGATGATGACATCCCGTTCTGAGAGCTGATCCACGCGACTGCAGCAATACCTGTTCAAAGGCCCCGCAACGCGGGGCTTTTGTGTCTGTTGCAGGGCACTTTTTTCATATCGGGCAGGTGTGCAGGGGCAGAGTTTGCGGTATGCTCGAAATGAACCGGGCTTGCCCCCGAACTTTCATTCCAGTAACAGGTGAACATCCCGTCAATGGTGGCCAGCGCCTATACAACATCAGCCAAGGTTCTCATCTGCGGAGCGGATGGCCAGATTGGTCATGCTCTGGCGGAGCTGTTGTTGCAACAGCAGGGGCTTGAGTGTATCGCCCTGGGACGACGCAAACTTGATGTGACCGACCCTGAGCAGATCCGACAGCAACTTGAACGACACCTGCCTGACTACGTGATCAACTGTGCCGGCTTCAACCGGGTTGATGATGCCGAACGGCAGCCTGATCAGGCCTTGGCCGTGAACAGTGCTGGCGCGGCCAGCCTTGCTGCCGCCTGTGCGCTGCTCAGTATCCCGCTGCTGCACCTGTCCTCGGACTATGTCTTCGATGGCCACTATGCCAGTGGCTACAGTGAGGATGACGCTGCCTCCCCGCTGGGCGTATTTGGGCGCAGCAAGTGGGAAGGTGAAGAATCCGTGCGCAACCTGCACTCTCAACATCTTATCCTGCGTGTGAGCTGGGTGTTCAGTGCCCGTGGTGACAATTATCTTTTGCGTACACTGGAGCAGGCGCGGCATGAAGCCATGATTGAGGCGGTTGATGACCGGCGTGGCTGCCCTACCTCGGCTGAAGATGTGGCGCGTGTCATCCTAGCCATCCTGCGCCAGCTGACCTGCGGTATTGATGTGTGGGGAACCTATCACTATTGCGGTGCTGAAATCACCTCCCGTTATGGCTTCAGTGAGGCGATTCTGGCCGCGGCGCGGCAGTATGAGGAGCTTGCTGTACAGGAACTTCGTGCCGTAGCATCGGCTGATTATCCGGCTGCTGCACAGCGGCCGGCTTCATCTGTGCTCAAGTGCCGTAAGCTGCTCAGTACCTTCGGTATTCGTCAGCGTCCCTGGCGCAGTGAGTTGCAGCGCGTCATTCGGGAGCATTACGGCGAACTCTAAATGTTCGCCGTATACCTTCACATTTTAAAACAGCCCAAGGCTGGCAGAACGCGTCAAAGCCACTGCCAGAATATACCCCAGACACAACAGTGCCGCGACCAGAGCCAGCAGGCGTGTTTTCATTGTTTTGCCACGCTTCAGCGCAACCGTTCCAAAACCAATATATCCGACCAGACCCAGTATCTTGGCTGTGAGCCAGTGATGGGTGAGCGGGTATTGCGACAGCACCAGCATCAGGCCGATCGCACTGACCAGCAGCAATGTATCGATCACATGGGGGAAAATCTTGAGCCAGCGAGCATTGAGCGCCTTGGGCCAAACCAGCATAAGTGCTGCGCGCAACATGAACAGGATGATACTCAGTCCGACCATGGTCAGGTGTGCATGTTTAAGCATCAGGTAAGTATTCAATGCCGGTTTCCTCAACTATTGCAGGCGGGTGGGTGTTGGATGGGCTTCACTATACCTGCGGCATGTCTGATTTGAAATTCGCCTTTGCCTGCAGGGTAATGTTTTACCTCCCGTTGCACTGTAAAACGGGCAGTAACAGGGTAAAATGTGCAACTTTTCAGCAGCCGCTAGAGGCGTGACATACGCGAATGAATGCTCAGACTCTGACACCGGATCCCTATCAGTCCATCCGCCCCTACCGGGATGATGAAGTCGAGGCGGTACTTCAGCGGCTGGTGCGCGACGACGAATGTATCTCGGCCCTGACACGCTACCAGTTTCCCAGGGCTTCCGGCCCGCTGGGCTGGCTGCTGCGTCCACTGGTGCGCATTGCTGTGGCAGCACGAGTTGGCGAGATCGAAAGCATAGATGGTTTCCAGCAGCTGGTGGCCGATTACATGCAGAAAATGATCGGACGCACCACAACGCGGGTTAGCTGCTCGGGTATTGAGCGTTTGGACCCCAACGAAGCTTATCTGTTCGTATCCAATCACCGTGACATCGCCATGGACCCGGCGTTTGTGAACTGGGTTCGCTATAAGGCTGGCATGTCGACGGTGCGCATTGCGATCGGTGATAACCTTCTGCGCAAACCCTATGTGTCGGACCTGATGCGGCTTAATAAAAGCTTCATCGTTAATCGCTCTGCCAAGGGGCGAGAGATGATGTCGGCGCTGACTCAACTCTCTTCCTACATCGATCACAGCATCAGCAATGGCCACTCAATCTGGATTGCGCAGCGCGAGGGGCGGGCGAAGGATGGCAATGACCGTACAGATCCGGCATTGATGAAAATGTTCTACATGTCGCACCGCAAGCAGCGCAGCCTGGGCGAGATGGTGGGGCGGCTCAACATTGTACCGGTATCCATTGCCTATGAGCTTGACCCCTGTGATGCGCTCAAGGCTCGTGAGCTGGCCGCTGTTGCGCTGCACGGTGCATACGAGAAATCTGAATACGAGGATATCAGCAGTATTGTCCGAGGCATTACCGGCGACAAGGGGGAGGTTCACATCGCTTTTGGTACTCCGCTGAGTGGCGAGTTTGAAACCCCTGAGCAGATTGCCGCTGAAATCGATCGTCAAATCCACCTCAATTACCGGCTGCACCCAAGCAATCTTGCTGCTGCCGGCGAGGCGGTCAGTGTCGAGCAGCAGCAGGCCTTTGACGCGCGCCTTGAAAGTGTGAGCGATGAGGAGCGGCCGTTCCTGCGTCAGATGTACGCCAACCCGGTCTTCAATCATCACAATGCCAGCCAGGGGGAGAGCTGATGCCTGCTCAACGCTCTGGGGGCATGCGGCTGTATCTGCGCGGCCTGCTCTATGCGGTTGGCTTTTACCCGTTGACAATGCTGTTTGCGATCCCCTGTTTGCTGATTGGCCCATTGCTGCCGTTTCGGGCCCGGTTCAAGTTTCTGACCCTGATCAATTATTTTTATATCGATTGGTTGCGCATCTGCTGTGGTTTGGGGGTTGAACTGAAGGGGCGTGAGCATCTTCCAAAAGAAGGTGCGTATGTGGTTGTGGCCAATCATCAGAGCGAGTGGGAGACGCTGTACTTCCAGACACTCATTCGGCCTCAGGCCGTGGTGCTCAAGCGCGAGCTGCTACGAATCCCGCTGTTCGGCTGGGCACTGGCACTGTTGCGTCCGATCGCGCTTGATCGCAGCAAGCGGCGCGGTGCGCTGAAACAGCTGCTGGAGCAGGGGCAGCAGCGGCTGGACAGCGGTATTCCATTGCTGATTTTCCCGCAGGGTACACGTGTACCTGTGGGGCAGATGGGCAAGCTGAACAAGGGCGGTGCGATGCTGGCCGTGAGTCGCGGTGTACCGATTGTACCGGTGGCACATAATGCGGGTCTTTACTGGCCCGGTAACTCGTTCGTCAAGTATCCCGGCACCGTGCAGGTCAGTGTAGGTCCCGCGATCCAGACGGAAGGGCGCAGTGTGGATGAAGTGCATGCTGAAGTAGCAGGCTGGCTGGAGCAGACCATGCGAGAGCAGGGCAGTCTGGAGTAAGCTAAGGTTGAATTCGGCCCATAAAAAAGCCGCTCCATTATGAGCGGCTTTTTTATGGGCCAGCCAATGGGGCTGGCCGCAGTATCAGCCTTCGTATTTCTCGAACACCAAAGTTGAGTTGGTGCCGCCGAAGCCGAAGCTGTTGGACATGACGCGCTTGAGCTCGATGTTGTCCTTGCGTTCCGTGACAACCGGCATGCCGGCCGCTTCCGGATCCAGTTCTTCGATGTTGGCCGACGCACAGATGAAGTTGTTCTGCTGCATCAGGATCGAGTAGATCGCTTCCTGTGCACCGGTGGCGCCCAGTGAGTGACCGGTGAGTGACTTGGTAGAGCTGACCGGCGGCATCTTGTCACCGAAGGTCTGCTTCATCGCCTTCAGCTCCTGAATGTCACCAGCCGGAGTGGAGGTGCCGTGGGAGTTGATGTAGTCGATGGGGCCATCTACGGTGGCCATCGCCTGCTGCATGCAGCGAATGGCGCCTTCACCGGACGGTGCAACCATGTCGTAGCCGTCGGAAGTAGCGCCGTAGCCAGTCAGCTCAGCGTAAATCTTGGCGCCACGAGCTTTGGCGTGCTCCAGTTCTTCGAGCACCAGCATGCCGGCACCACCTGCGATCACGAAACCGTCGCGATTGGCGTCATAAGCACGAGACGCTTTTTCCGGAGTATCGTTGTACTTGCTGGACAGCGCGCCCATGGCGTCAAACATGACACTCAGCGACCAGTGCAGCTCTTCACCACCACCGGCAAAAACAACGTCCTGCTTGCCGAGCTGGATCTGCTCCATGGCGTTACCGATGCAGTGTGCACTGGTCGCGCAGGCTGAGGTGATCGAGTAGTTGACACCCTTGATCTTGAACGGAGTTGCCAGACAGGCGGAGACGGTGGAGCCCATGGTGCGGGTAACGCGGTAGGGGCCTACGCGGCGGACACCTTTTTCACGCAGAATATCAGCGGTTTCAACGATATCGGCTGAAGATGCACCCCCTGAGCCGGCGATCAGGCCGGTACGGACATTGGAGATCTGGTCTTCGCTCAGGCCGGAATCTTCAATCGCCTGCTTCATGGCCAGGTAGGCATAAGCCGCAGCGTTGCCCATGAATCGACGCAGCTTGCGATCGATCAGGCTGTCCAGGTCGATATCGATGCTGCCCGCAACCTGACTGCGGAAGCCAAGCTCCTTGTACTCCGGCTGAAACTTGATGCCGGAGCGCCCCTGCTTCAGTGAGTCCAGAACTGTTTCCAGATCATTTCCCAGGCAGGAAACGATCCCCATACCGGTCACAACGACGCGTCGCATGTGTAGCCTCTCTTCAATCGTTCAGAAATATACTGTCTTATTATATGGCAAGGTTAACGGGTCGAAGTTCAGGCTCAGAAGTTATCTGTCTGCTTGAACAGGCCGACACGCAGGTCCGTGGCAGTATAGATGGTACGGCCGTCAACAGACAGTGAACCATCGGCTATACCCATAACCAGCTTGCGCTCGATGACACGCTTGAGTTCGATGTGATAGGTCACCTTGCTGGCGGTGGGAAGCACCTGACCGGTGAACTTGACTTCACCGGAGCCCAGTGCGCGTCCGCGTCCTTCATTGCCGCGCCAGCCGAGGAAAAAGCCTACCAGCTGCCACATGGCATCAAGACCGAGACAGCCCGGCATGACAGGGTCTCCCGGGAAGTGGCAGTCAAAGAACCAAAGGTCTGGGCGGATATCGAGTTCGGCGATGATCTCACCCTTGCCGTACTGACCACCATCGGTGTTGATGTCGATGATGCGGTCCAGCATCAGCATGTTGCCGACCGGCAGCTGGGCATTGCCTGGGCCGAACATCTCGCCATGGCCGCACTTGAGCAGCTCTTCACGTTCAAAGGAGGAGGGTCTAGTCATAGGAAACCGTATATCCAAGGCATTTCATAAAATTTGCCCGATTATACCGATTTGACTGCCTGCAGGCACGGCCTGTGTGCCCTTATTTGATCGATATCGGATCAGATGGGGGATTTTAGCGGCTGCAAAGGCTCAAGTTGCACGCCGCAGTCGAGCTGCAGCGTGCTCAGGGATCAGCTGGTGCGGCGGGTTGCCATCTGTGCCAGGGTGGTGAGTGTCTCACGGAAAGAACTGGCCGGCAGTGCTTCCAGCGCGGTAATGGCGCGACTGACTTCGGCTTCGGCCTGCTGACGGGTGTAGTCGATTGACCCTGTGCGCTGCACGATATCCAGTACCGGTTGCAGATCGTCCAGACCGCCTTCGCGAATAGCGCCACGAATCAGTTTGCGCTCAGTCTCGCTGCCGACTCGCATGGCGTGGATCAGTGGCAGGGTGGCCTTGCCTTCCGCCAGGTCATCACCGACATTCTTGCCCATGGTGGCGCTGTCGGACAGATAGTCCATCAGGTCGTCCACCAGCTGGAAGGCGATACCCAGGTGGCGACCGTACAGTCGCAGTGCTTCGCGCTCCTCTGCGCTGGCATCGGCCAGAATGGCGCCAACTTCGGTAGCAGCCTCAAACAGCATCGCCGTTTTGCCGAGAATGACCTGCATGTAGGACTCTTCGGAGGTGTCCGGGTTGCGCTGATTCAGCAGCTGTAACACTTCACCTTCGGCGATTACGGTAGTTGCATTGGAGATCACCTGCATGATCTCCATGCGGTTTATCTCGACCATGATCTGGAAAGCGCGGGAATAGAGAAAATCACCCACCAGTACGCTGGGCGCATTGCCCCATTTGGCATTGGCGGTTGCATTGCCACGGCGCAGCTCTGAGTTATCCACAACATCGTCGTGCAGCAGGGTAGCGGTATGGATGAATTCGATTACGGCGGCCAGCGGAATGTGCTGCTCGCCCCTGTAGCCGCAAGCGTTGGCGCTGAGCAGTACCAGCAGCGGGCGCAGTCGCTTGCCGCCGCCGGCGACAATATAGTGACCGATCTTCTCGACCAGGGGCACAGTCGACCCAAGGTGGTTAAGAATATAATCGGTTACCGCATCGAACTGCGGCTCTATGGTCGGATTAAGCTGGTGTGGCTGCATGGGCGGGGTTCTGTATGTGGACTGAACACCCGCCGCATGCTAGGGGGCTGGGAGAAGGGTGTCAAGCCGAGCTGGGAGACGGGCGTCGGGGCGGGGGATTTGGCAAGGATTGCGCTTGCCTGTGGCGAGGGACTCGGGTAAAATTGCGCGCCTTAAACCTGTCCACGATCGCTCCCTACCATAGGGTGTCCAGAAGTCTTCAGACTTCGGCCATTAGAAGTAGGTTTCGTTTCCAGTAGCCGGGCAGGTTAATACTTGGAGAAAAGCATGTTTGCAGTAATCGTAAGCGGCGGTAAACAGTACCGTGTGCAGGAAGGACAGACACTGAAGCTGGAAAAACTGACTGCTGAAGCAGGTTCCAGCGTTGAGTTCGACCGCGTTTTGCTGGTCGGTAACGGCGACGACGTTAAGGTCGGTGCTCCGGTTGTTGAAGGTGCCAAAGTGGCTGCAGAAGTTGTAGCTCACGGCCGTGGTGACAAGGTCACCATCATCAAGTTCCGTCGCCGCAAGCATCACATGAAGCGTCAGGGTCACCGTCAGTGGTTTACAGAAGTTAAAATCACTGGCATCAGTGGCTGATCAACCGAATTAGGAGATTGAATAATGGCTCATAAGAAGGCTGGTGGTTCAACGCGTAACGGCCGCGACTCACAATCAAAGCGTCTGGGCGTAAAGCGTTTCGGTGGTCAGGCCGTTATCGCGGGTAACATTCTGATCCGTCAGCGTGGCACCAAGTTCCACGCCGGCACCAACGTTGGTCTGGGCAAGGATCACACCCTGTTTGCAACTGCAAACGGCGTGGTCAAGTTCGAGGTCAAGGGTCCGAACAACCGTAAATATGTGAGCGTCGTTCCTGCCTGAGCAGTGATCTGATACTCGCATCGAAAAGCTCCGCCCAGGCGGGGCTTTTTTCGTTTGCAGGCGGCCGTGCGCAAGCGTCCGGCTGTCCCGCCCGGATTGAGGGGGTGTACTCCTCTGATCCCGGGATGAATGAAAGTTGGAGGTAATGATGAAATTTGTAGATGAAGCGACCATCACAGTGGAAGCTGGCAAGGGTGGTAACGGCTGTCTGAGCTTCCGGCGTGAGAAATTCATTCCAAAGGGCGGGCCTGATGGCGGAGATGGCGGTGATGGTGGCTCGATCTGGGTTGAGGCGGATGAATCGCTCAATACGCTGATCGACTATCGCTTTACCCGCCGATTCAAGGCGCAGAACGGTGAATCCGGCAGCGGGCGCAACTGTACCGGCTCCAAGGGGGAAGATCTCATCCTGAAGGTGCCTGTGGGTACAACAATAGTGGATGTCGATACCGGAGAGGTGTTGGCGGATCTAACCCGTATTGGTCAGCAGGACAAGATTGCTCAGGGCGGTTTTCATGGCCTGGGTAATACGCGCTTCAAGAGCAGTGTCAACCGCGCACCACGCCAGACCACCAAAGGCAGTGAAGGCGAATTGCGCAACCTGCGGCTGGAGCTGAAAGTATTGGCCGATGTAGGGTTGCTGGGTCTGCCCAATGCGGGCAAGTCCACCCTTATTCGCTCCATCTCGGCAGCCAAGCCGAAGGTGGCGGATTACCCGTTTACAACGCTGGTGCCCAACCTTGGCGTGGTGCGCACCGAAGCGCATCGCAGCTTCGTGGTGGCCGATATTCCGGGCATCATCGAAGGTGCGGCCGAAGGCGCGGGGCTGGGGATTCGCTTCCTCAAGCATCTGGCGCGCAACCGGGTGCTGCTGCATCTGGTGGATATGGCGCCCTGGGATGAAACTACGCCCGCGCAGGCGGCGGTGACCGCCGTGAACGAACTTGAAAAATTCAGCCAGACGCTGGCGCAACAGCCGCGCTGGCTGGTGCTGAACAAGCTGGATATGTTGCCTGAAGAGGAGCAGGATGCAGCCTGTCAGGCCGTAATCGACGCGTTGGGCTGGGAAGGTCCAGTGTATCGAATTTCAGCGCTGAACAAGCTGGGGCTGACGCCGCTGGTGCATGATCTGCAGGATTTTCTGGATGCCCGTGCGGCAGCAATAGCGGAAGATCCGGAACTGCTCGAGCAGGAGCGGCATACGCGTGCACTGATCGATGAAGAGGCGCGTGAAAATCTGCAGCGTCTGCGCATGGAGCAACGGGCGCGTCGCATGGCGGATGATGGCCTCGATGATGATGACTTCGACGATGATGATTACGATGTCGAAGTGGAGTATGTACCCTGACGGAGAAGGTATAAGGTGACAGCGGGACGTAATGGTCTGACCCAGCGCGGGCGCTGGGTGGTCAAGATTGGCAGTGCGCTGCTGACCAATGATGGTCAGGGGCTGGATCAGGTCGCCATTGCGCACTGGGTGGACCAGCTGGTTGAGCTGACGCGCAGTGGTGTCGAGGTGGTGCTGGTGTCTTCCGGCTCGGTGGCTGAGGGAATGACCCGGCTGGGCTGGGCTGGGCGTCCGCGCGAGATTTACCGCCTTCAAGCGGCAGCGGCTGTCGGTCAAATGGGGTTGGTGCAGGCCTATGAAACCAATTTCCGTCGTCACGGCATGCACACGGCCCAGATATTGTTGACCCATGATGACCTGTCCAATCGCAAGCGCTATCTCAATGCTCGCTCCACGCTGCGTACTCTGATCGAGCTGGGTGTGGTTGCAGTGGTCAACGAAAACGATACCGTTGTCACCAGTGAGATTCGCTTCGGTGATAACGATACGCTGGGGGCATTGGTGGCCAACGCGGTCGAAGCGGATGTGCTGGTACTGCTGACTGATCAGCAGGGGCTGTATACCGCTGATCCGCGCAGCAATCCCGATGCAGAGCTGATCAGTGAAGCGATGGCGGAGGATGAGCGACTGGTCGCCATGGCTGGAGATGGTGGTCGGCTTGGACGCGGTGGCATGGCGACCAAGGTGCGTGCAGCCAAGCTGGCAGCGCGCTCTGGTGCACTGACGCTGATTGCCAGTGGGCGCGAGCCGGATGTGCTGCTGCGGCTCCACCGCGGTGAGCTGATCGGTACTCTACTGTTGCCTGAGAGAGAGCCCATGGCGGCACGCAAGCAGTGGATTGCCGGGCACCTGCAGGCGCGCGGTACGCTGGTGCTGGATGCTGGTGCCGTGATGGCGCTGGCGGAACGGGGCAAGAGTCTCCTGCCTGCTGGAGTGCGCTCGGTCAGCGGTGATTTCTCGCGTGGCGAGATGGTGATGATGATGGACGAGCAGGGGCGTGTGGTTGCACGCGGGCTGGCAAATTACGGCGTAGAGGATGCGCGTCGAATTATCGGTCGTCCCAGTCGCGAAATCGAGTCATTGCTGGGCTTCATGGGCGAGGAAGAGCTGGTGCACCGCGATAACCTGGTGCTGGCCTGAGGTCGGTACCTCGCGGCGTTATTACAGTGGCTGAATGGCAGGCACAAAAAAACCGGCAATTGCCGGTTTTTTTATGCTGACAAGGTAGTGACTTATGCCATTGCCTTGATGCGAGCAGTCAGGCGGCTCTTGGTGCGGGCGATCTTGTTCTTGTGGAAGATGCCTTTGGTTACAGAGCTGTCCATGATCGGCTGAGCGACCTTGAACGCTGCTTCAGCAGCAGCCTTGTCACCGCCGTCGATGGCAGCGATTACTTTTTTCATGTACGTGCGCGCCATGGAGCGCAGGCTAGCGTTGTGTTGACGACGCTTCTCCGCCTGGCGAGCGCGTTTTTTGGATCCTGCGGAATTAGCCACGGTCCGGCTCCTTTGATAATTGGGTTGATCAGATTACGACGATGCGAGTGCCGAAAATTAGACGCGACATTATTCATGTCCGGCCGGTCGATGTCAACCTTTACGCGCGTCGTCTTGAATCCACTTTGTCTGTCTGGCAAAGGGGGATATGATCGGCGCACATTTTTTGCATTTCAATAAAGGGGTCAGTGTGACAGACAAGGCGAAACGGGGCGGTGTCGGGCTACTGCGCTCCAGTGGCGTTGTGGGCATCATGACCATGATGTCGCGAGTGCTTGGCCTGGTGCGTGATGTGGTGATTGCCAATTACTTTGGTGCCAGTGGCAGTGCCGATGCCTTCTTTGTCGCATTCAAGATACCCAACTTCCTCCGCCGTCTGTTTGCCGAGGGCGCTTTCTCCCAGGCCTTTGTGCCGGTGCTGTCCGAGTATCGCAGCCAGCGAGATCTTGCCGCGGTCAAACAGCTTGTTGATCGCGTTGCCGGGGCGCTGGGTTCGGTGCTGGTGCTGGTCACGGTAATTGCGGTGGTAGGAGCGCCTGTGCTGGCTGCTGTTTTTGCGCCGGGCTTTTACATGGCCGGTGGCGAAAAGTTTGAGCTTGCCGCCGACATGCTCAGAATCACCTTTCCCTATCTGTTGCTGATCTCTCTGACTGCTTTTTGCGGCGCCATTTTGAACAGCTACGAGCGCTTCGCCATTCCGGCCTTTACCCCGGTGCTGCTGAATCTTTGCCTGATCGGTTCGGCGGTTTGGCTCAGCCCCTGGTTCGAAACCCCCATCATGGCGCTCGCCTGGGGAGTGCTGATGGCTGGCGGTGTACAGCTGCTGTTCCAGTTGCCGTTCCTGGCGCGGCTGCGGCTGTTGCCGCTTCCGAAGGCTGATTTCAAGGATGAGGGGGTGCGCCGAATTCTTAAGCTGATGCTGCCGGCACTGTTCGGCGTCTCGGTGGCGCAAATCAATCTGCTGCTGGATACCGTGCTGGCCTCTTTCCTGCAGACCGGCAGTGTGTCCTGGCTGTACTACTCCGACCGGCTGTCGGAGCTGCCGCTGGGGGTGTTCGGCATCGCTATCGCTACCGTGATTCTGCCCAGCCTGTCCCGCATTCATGCCGAAAAGAGTCCGGAACGTTTTGCCCATACCCTCGACTGGGCGATCCGCATGATTCTGCTGATCGGTCTGCCCGCTGCGCTGGCGCTGGCGGTGCTGGCCGAGCCGCTGATCGCAACCCTGTTCCATTACGGTGAGATGACCGATCGGGATGTGCAGATGGCCGCCATGAGCCTGCGAGCCTATGCTTTCGGTCTGCTGGCGTTCATGCTGATCAAGGTGCTGGCACCGGGCTATTTTGCTCGTCAGAATACCCGCACCCCAGTCAAAATCGCCGTCAAGGCGATGGCTGCCAATATGGTACTCAACCTGATTCTGATCTGGCCGCTCGACCATGTGGGGCTGGCGCTGGCGACATCCATTTCTGCCTTCATGAATGCGGGCTGGCTGCTGCATGGGCTGATCAAGGAAGGCGTGTTCCGCTGGCAACCGGGCTGGGCCATGATGCTGTTCCGGCTGGTCAGCGCTTCCATAACGCTGGTGGCGGTGTTGTTGCTGATCATGAATTGGCTGGCCGGGAACTGGCTTGAGGCTGGTGTATGGCTGCGAGTGCAGTGGATGACAGTGCTGGTGCTGGCCGGAGGGGGGGCGTATCTCCTGATGCTGCTGGTGACCGGTCTCAGGTTACGCCATCTGCGCGGTTGAACACTTTCTGAGCGGTACTCGCCGGGTTCAGAGTACGATATACTTCGCAGTCCGAAATTCTGGCGCTGGCTCGGCAACTGCATGGAACTGATACGAGGCTTACACAATCTGCGTGATCGCCACCGTGGCTGCGTGGCAACAATTGGCAACTTCGATGGTGTTCACCTGGGCCATCGCAAGGTGCTGGCGCAGGTCAAGGCAAAGGCGGCTGCGCTTGGGCTGCCGAGTGTCGTTATCATTTTCGAACCCCAGCCGCGTGAATTCTTTGGCGGCGACAGCGTGCCGCCCCGTCTGACCCGTTTTGATGAAAAGGTACGTCTGTTGGCGGCCGAGGGTGTAGACCGAGTGGTCTGCCTCAGCTTCAATGCACGCCT
This DNA window, taken from Marinobacterium iners, encodes the following:
- the fabB gene encoding beta-ketoacyl-ACP synthase I, coding for MRRVVVTGMGIVSCLGNDLETVLDSLKQGRSGIKFQPEYKELGFRSQVAGSIDIDLDSLIDRKLRRFMGNAAAYAYLAMKQAIEDSGLSEDQISNVRTGLIAGSGGASSADIVETADILREKGVRRVGPYRVTRTMGSTVSACLATPFKIKGVNYSITSACATSAHCIGNAMEQIQLGKQDVVFAGGGEELHWSLSVMFDAMGALSSKYNDTPEKASRAYDANRDGFVIAGGAGMLVLEELEHAKARGAKIYAELTGYGATSDGYDMVAPSGEGAIRCMQQAMATVDGPIDYINSHGTSTPAGDIQELKAMKQTFGDKMPPVSSTKSLTGHSLGATGAQEAIYSILMQQNNFICASANIEELDPEAAGMPVVTERKDNIELKRVMSNSFGFGGTNSTLVFEKYEG
- a CDS encoding lysophospholipid acyltransferase family protein, producing MPAQRSGGMRLYLRGLLYAVGFYPLTMLFAIPCLLIGPLLPFRARFKFLTLINYFYIDWLRICCGLGVELKGREHLPKEGAYVVVANHQSEWETLYFQTLIRPQAVVLKRELLRIPLFGWALALLRPIALDRSKRRGALKQLLEQGQQRLDSGIPLLIFPQGTRVPVGQMGKLNKGGAMLAVSRGVPIVPVAHNAGLYWPGNSFVKYPGTVQVSVGPAIQTEGRSVDEVHAEVAGWLEQTMREQGSLE
- the fabA gene encoding 3-hydroxyacyl-[acyl-carrier-protein] dehydratase FabA, producing MTRPSSFEREELLKCGHGEMFGPGNAQLPVGNMLMLDRIIDINTDGGQYGKGEIIAELDIRPDLWFFDCHFPGDPVMPGCLGLDAMWQLVGFFLGWRGNEGRGRALGSGEVKFTGQVLPTASKVTYHIELKRVIERKLVMGIADGSLSVDGRTIYTATDLRVGLFKQTDNF
- the ispB gene encoding octaprenyl diphosphate synthase; this translates as MQPHQLNPTIEPQFDAVTDYILNHLGSTVPLVEKIGHYIVAGGGKRLRPLLVLLSANACGYRGEQHIPLAAVIEFIHTATLLHDDVVDNSELRRGNATANAKWGNAPSVLVGDFLYSRAFQIMVEINRMEIMQVISNATTVIAEGEVLQLLNQRNPDTSEESYMQVILGKTAMLFEAATEVGAILADASAEEREALRLYGRHLGIAFQLVDDLMDYLSDSATMGKNVGDDLAEGKATLPLIHAMRVGSETERKLIRGAIREGGLDDLQPVLDIVQRTGSIDYTRQQAEAEVSRAITALEALPASSFRETLTTLAQMATRRTS
- a CDS encoding SirB2 family protein; the protein is MLKHAHLTMVGLSIILFMLRAALMLVWPKALNARWLKIFPHVIDTLLLVSAIGLMLVLSQYPLTHHWLTAKILGLVGYIGFGTVALKRGKTMKTRLLALVAALLCLGYILAVALTRSASLGLF
- the rfbD gene encoding dTDP-4-dehydrorhamnose reductase, translated to MNIPSMVASAYTTSAKVLICGADGQIGHALAELLLQQQGLECIALGRRKLDVTDPEQIRQQLERHLPDYVINCAGFNRVDDAERQPDQALAVNSAGAASLAAACALLSIPLLHLSSDYVFDGHYASGYSEDDAASPLGVFGRSKWEGEESVRNLHSQHLILRVSWVFSARGDNYLLRTLEQARHEAMIEAVDDRRGCPTSAEDVARVILAILRQLTCGIDVWGTYHYCGAEITSRYGFSEAILAAARQYEELAVQELRAVASADYPAAAQRPASSVLKCRKLLSTFGIRQRPWRSELQRVIREHYGEL
- the rpmA gene encoding 50S ribosomal protein L27, translating into MAHKKAGGSTRNGRDSQSKRLGVKRFGGQAVIAGNILIRQRGTKFHAGTNVGLGKDHTLFATANGVVKFEVKGPNNRKYVSVVPA
- the ssb gene encoding single-stranded DNA-binding protein, which encodes MARGINKVILIGNLGADPEVRYMPSGNAVTNVNLATSDSWKDKQSGQMQERTEWHRVVFFNRLAEIAGEYLRKGSKVYIEGSLRTRKWQGQDGQDRYTTEIVASEMQMLDGRGGEGGGGYQQPSQGGGYAPQGGDMGYGQPQQYNQAPPQQAPRQQPAQQPAQQPQQPAPGFDDFDDDIPF
- the rplU gene encoding 50S ribosomal protein L21, with product MFAVIVSGGKQYRVQEGQTLKLEKLTAEAGSSVEFDRVLLVGNGDDVKVGAPVVEGAKVAAEVVAHGRGDKVTIIKFRRRKHHMKRQGHRQWFTEVKITGISG
- a CDS encoding 1-acyl-sn-glycerol-3-phosphate acyltransferase, with protein sequence MNAQTLTPDPYQSIRPYRDDEVEAVLQRLVRDDECISALTRYQFPRASGPLGWLLRPLVRIAVAARVGEIESIDGFQQLVADYMQKMIGRTTTRVSCSGIERLDPNEAYLFVSNHRDIAMDPAFVNWVRYKAGMSTVRIAIGDNLLRKPYVSDLMRLNKSFIVNRSAKGREMMSALTQLSSYIDHSISNGHSIWIAQREGRAKDGNDRTDPALMKMFYMSHRKQRSLGEMVGRLNIVPVSIAYELDPCDALKARELAAVALHGAYEKSEYEDISSIVRGITGDKGEVHIAFGTPLSGEFETPEQIAAEIDRQIHLNYRLHPSNLAAAGEAVSVEQQQAFDARLESVSDEERPFLRQMYANPVFNHHNASQGES